In Gimesia chilikensis, the following proteins share a genomic window:
- a CDS encoding amidohydrolase family protein — protein MPDATVEIEGTRIAAVYADTHPRAIDLGNVALIPGLVNAHTHLEFSQLRAPLEPASPFTDWIRAIMKSRFETEQPVTERIQLGITECLSSGTTLVGEIATSVESLRLFNTESQVPRAVVFRECLGLTPDRKEGQEQVAAEFLAEPLAPAAVERLCPGLSPHAPYSVHPDLYLNLVQRARDQGVPAAVHLGETAAEYDLLERKSGAFVDLLSELGLWDPEILKDGMRMTDYLAPLAELPAALAVHGNYFNPTECEFLRGAPSISVVYCPRTHHYFGHSEHPWLSMIEQGINVALGTDSRASNPDLSLWSELQFLRERYPQVATALILECGTLAGARALGYSDNTGSLEAGKAADLALIQLPDDFDGGTDTDLLLDSRSYVARVMLNGQWIN, from the coding sequence TTGCCAGATGCTACTGTCGAAATTGAAGGGACCCGCATTGCGGCCGTCTATGCAGATACGCATCCCCGCGCGATCGATCTGGGCAATGTGGCTCTGATCCCGGGCCTGGTAAATGCCCACACGCATCTCGAATTCAGTCAACTGCGTGCCCCTCTGGAACCGGCTTCCCCGTTCACCGACTGGATTCGGGCGATTATGAAGTCCCGATTTGAGACCGAGCAGCCGGTCACGGAACGGATTCAGCTGGGTATTACAGAGTGTCTGTCGTCGGGAACAACTCTGGTGGGTGAAATTGCGACAAGCGTCGAGAGTCTGCGATTGTTTAACACGGAATCCCAGGTTCCCCGGGCAGTTGTATTTCGAGAATGCCTCGGGCTTACCCCCGATCGGAAGGAGGGGCAGGAGCAGGTCGCTGCTGAGTTTCTGGCGGAACCCCTTGCGCCAGCGGCAGTCGAGCGGTTATGCCCGGGCTTGAGTCCGCATGCTCCGTATAGCGTTCATCCCGATTTATATCTGAATCTGGTACAGCGGGCCCGGGATCAGGGAGTGCCGGCTGCGGTTCATCTGGGGGAGACGGCGGCGGAATATGATCTGCTGGAACGGAAATCAGGGGCATTTGTCGACCTGCTGAGTGAGCTGGGGCTGTGGGATCCCGAGATTTTGAAAGACGGGATGCGGATGACCGATTACCTGGCGCCACTGGCGGAATTACCGGCTGCTCTGGCAGTGCACGGTAATTATTTCAACCCGACCGAGTGTGAATTTCTGAGGGGAGCACCGTCGATTTCAGTGGTCTATTGCCCCCGCACGCATCACTATTTCGGGCATTCGGAGCATCCTTGGCTGTCAATGATTGAGCAGGGAATCAATGTCGCGCTGGGGACGGACAGTCGGGCTTCGAACCCGGATTTGAGTCTCTGGAGCGAACTGCAGTTCCTGCGTGAAAGGTATCCCCAGGTGGCGACGGCACTCATTCTGGAGTGCGGTACACTCGCCGGAGCGCGTGCTTTGGGGTATTCCGACAATACTGGTTCGCTGGAGGCAGGAAAAGCCGCAGATCTGGCCCTGATCCAACTACCCGACGATTTTGACGGGGGAACGGATACTGATCTTTTGTTAGATTCCCGTTCTTATGTGGCCCGGGTCATGCTGAATGGGCAGTGGATCAATTGA